The proteins below are encoded in one region of Coffea arabica cultivar ET-39 chromosome 4c, Coffea Arabica ET-39 HiFi, whole genome shotgun sequence:
- the LOC113738512 gene encoding bidirectional sugar transporter SWEET9: MYIAQRTMHVRSQATTLCEIRLRKSKKLVVFATKTPIMAVSSDQLAFVFGILGNVVAFCVFLAPVPTFYQIYKKKSTEGFQSIPYVIALFSAMLWIYYAFLKPKTTFLITINSFGCFIETIYICLFLFYATKKARVETVKLLVLLLACGFGLLVLLTHFLAKDSTRVRIVGWICLVFALLVFVAPLCIVRQVIRTKSAEYMPLPLSAFLTLNAVAWFFYGLLLKDFNIAIPNVLGFVFGVLQMVLYKIYSKSEKDNDLEKQGKVSQLADQIIILEENKLSDITEQIIDGQIIIAKLGQLEKIPVVLRANNDGLEADTDLNVQMEPIIV; the protein is encoded by the exons atgtacatagcTCAACGAACCATGCATGTTCGCTCACAAGCCACAACTTTGTGTGAAATAAGGCTGAGAAAGAGCAAGAAACTAGTAGTCTTTGCTACAAAAACTCCAATAATGGCTGTTTCTTCTGATCAATTGGCGTTTGTATTCGGCATACTTG GCAACGTCGTCGCATTTTGCGTGTTTTTAGCCCCAGT GCCAACGTTCTACCAAATTTACAAGAAAAAATCAACTGAAGGGTTCCAATCAATTCCATATGTAATTGCACTATTCAGTGCCATGCTGTGGATATACTATGCATTTCTCAAGCCTAAAACCACTTTCCTCATTACCATCAACTCATTTGGCTGCTTCATAGAAACTATCTACATTTGCCTCTTTCTTTTCTACGCAACAAAGAAGGCTAGG GTGGAAACAGTGAAGCTACTTGTGCTGCTACTGGCTTGTGGATTTGGCCTTCTTGTTCTCCTAACTCACTTCCTAGCCAAGGACTCCACCCGTGTCCGTATTGTTGGATGGATTTGTCTAGTTTTCGCGCTATTGGTGTTCGTTGCCCCCTTATGCATAGTG AGACAAGTTATACGAACCAAAAGTGCCGAATACATGCCCTTGCCTTTATCAGCTTTCCTCACACTAAATGCAGTTGCATGGTTCTTCTATGGCCTTTTACTCAAAGACTTCAACATTGCT ATTCCCAATGTTCTGGGATTCGTTTTTGGCGTTCTCCAAATGGTGCTGTATAAGATTTACAGCAAGTCAGAGAAAGACAATGACCTTGAGAAACAAGGCAAGGTTTCTCAGTTGGCAGACCAAATTATcattttggaggaaaataagCTTTCGGACATAACTGAACAAATCATTGACGGGCAAATTATCATTGCAAAACTTGGACAATTGGAGAAAATTCCTGTGGTTCTACGAGCAAATAATGACGGGCTTGAAGCTGATACAGATCTCAATGTTCAAATGGAGCCTATTATAGTTTAA
- the LOC113738894 gene encoding bidirectional sugar transporter SWEET14-like, which yields MPLFPIQNPWVFALGIIGNLVSFLVYLAPVPTFRRIVKKKSTEGFHSFPYVVSLFSAMLWVDYARVKSNVLLVTVNSIGCLIETIYIAFFIVHAPKKPRMFTLKLVILLNFIGFGSICILTEYLAKGARKTQALGWLCVASSAMVYIAPLSVMKQVISTRSVEFMPFWLSFSLVLNSLTWCSYGLLLKDIHITVPTVVGFIFGMIQMALYVTYKNIKMKPEEPKLPTIVKPITIIPSEMLPLGSLPIDETNKAKNEKVQEQIQQGEREQDASHQV from the exons ATGCCCCTCTTCCCCATCCAAAATCCATGGGTGTTCGCCCTTGGTATTATAg GTAACTTGGTCTCCTTCTTGGTGTATCTTGCTCCAGT GCCAACGTTTCGTAGGATTGTCAAGAAAAAATCAACTGAAGGGTTTCATTCATTCCCCTACGTGGTTTCGTTATTCAGTGCCATGCTTTGGGTTGATTATGCCAGAGTCAAATCAAATGTGCTTCTGGTTACCGTCAACTCCATTGGCTGTCTCATAGAGACCATCTACATTGCCTTCTTCATTGTTCATGCACCAAAGAAGCCCAGA ATGTTCACTTTGAAGCTTGTAATTCTTCTGAACTTCATTGGTTTTGGATCGATTTGCATTCTGACCGAATATCTGGCCAAAGGAGCTCGAAAGACTCAAGCCCTAGGCTGGCTTTGTGTTGCTTCGTCCGCGATGGTATACATTGCACCTCTAAGCGTAATG AAGCAGGTCATAAGTACTAGAAGTGTGGAGTTCATGCCATTCTGGTTATCATTTTCCCTTGTTTTGAATTCTCTTACGTGGTGTTCTTATGGTTTACTACTTAAGGACATACATATCACG GTTCCCACCGTAGTGGGATTCATTTTTGGGATGATACAAATGGCCCTATACGTAACATACAAGAATATCAAGATGAAACCAGAAGAGCCAAAGCTCCCCACTATCGTGAAGCCCATCACAATCATCCCATCTGAAATGCTACCACTAGGCTCTTTGCCAATTGATGAAACCAATAAGGCTAAGAATGAAAAAGTGCAAGAACAAATCCAACAAGGAGAAAGGGAACAAGATGCATCCCATCAGGTTTAG